The following are encoded together in the Bacillota bacterium genome:
- the folB gene encoding dihydroneopterin aldolase, with product MPDAILIEGITFHAYHGASDEEQAVGHRYSVDIVLEYDTRSAAQSDDLSKTINYSAVAKRVLAIGTENQYRLIETLAERIAEDILQNFPASAVEVTVRKLLPPMKVPAQATGVRIQRRR from the coding sequence ATGCCTGACGCTATACTGATCGAAGGCATTACCTTTCACGCCTATCATGGTGCTTCTGACGAAGAGCAGGCGGTGGGGCATCGCTACAGCGTGGACATCGTGCTGGAGTACGATACCCGTTCCGCCGCCCAGAGTGATGACCTGTCGAAGACCATCAACTACTCGGCGGTGGCGAAGCGTGTGTTAGCCATCGGCACGGAGAACCAGTATCGGCTTATCGAGACGTTGGCGGAGCGAATCGCCGAAGACATCCTGCAGAACTTTCCCGCGTCGGCGGTAGAGGTGACGGTGCGCAAGCTGTTGCCTCCGATGAAAGTGCCGGCGCAGGCGACGGGTGTGCGGATACAGCGGCGA